Genomic DNA from Streptomyces sp. GS7:
ATCGAGAAGTTCCGCGCCGAGAAGGTGCTGCAGGCCGCGGCCGGGCTGGCCGAGGGCGTCAGGGACGTCCGCGGGCTGGCCCTGGCCGCCGCGCAGGTCCCGGACGGCACCTCCGCCGACGACCTGCGCAAGCTGGTGCTGGACGTCCGCGGCCGGATCCTCGGCGACCGCCCGGTGGTTGTGGCGCTCTTCGCTGTCGCCAACGGCCGCCCGCTGACCGTCATCGCCACCAACGAGGCCGCCCGCGAACGCGGCATCAAGGCCGGCGACCTGGTCCGTGCGGCCGCCAAGGCGCTCGGCGGCGGTGGCGGCGGCAAGCCGGACGTGGCCCAGGGCGGCGGGCAGAACGCCGCCGCCGTGCCCGAGGCCATCGCCGCCGTCGAGCGGCTCGTGGCCGAGGCGGCCTGACGGGCGTGAGCGAGATGCGACGCGGCCGGCGCATCGCGGTGGATGTCGGGGACGCCCGCATCGGGGTCGCCTCGTGCGACCCCGACGGGGTCCTCGCCACCCCCGTCGAGACCGTGCCGGGACGTGATGTCCCCTCAGCACACCGGCGGCTCAAGGCGATTGTCGAGGAGTACGAGCCGCTGGAGGTCGTGGTCGGGCTGCCCCGCTCCCTCAGTGGGGGAGAGGGGCCGGCCGCGGCCAAGGTCCGGGCCTTCGCGCAGGAGATGGCCCGGAACATCGCGCCCGTAGGGGTGCGGCTGGTCGACGAGCGGATGTCGACGGTCACCGCGACCCAGGGGCTGCGGGCCTCCGGGGTCCGGAGCAAGAAGGGCCGCTCGGTGGTCGATCAGGCCGCCGCGGTGGTCATTCTGCAGAGCGCGCTGGAAACCGAACGGACCTCTGGGCAGCCGCCGGGGGAGAGCGTCGAAGTGGTCATCTGATCGCGGTACGGTAACGTTCCGCGGGATGTGGCGGCGGTTCGAACAGCCGCGCGTGCAAGTAGAGGCGGATGGGTACCGCAGGCGCTGCCGGCAAGGGGCGCGCCGCCTCTCGGCTCTAGGGGATCGATGACCGAGTATGGCCGGGGCTACGGCTCCGAACCGTGGCATCCCGAGGACCCGCTCTACGGAGACCAGGGTCCCTACGGAGGCCAGGCGCAGCAGCCTCAGTGGAACGGGCAGCAGCCCGCCGGGTATCCCCAGCAGCACCCGCACCCCCAGCAGCATCCGCAGCACTCCCAGCAGCAGTACGACCCGGGTCACGGCGGCTGGACCGGCGCACCGCAGGCCGGCCGGCTGCCGTACGACCCGTACGACCCCTACGGGCAGCACGCGCAGCATCCGCCGGCCGATCCGTACGCGGCCCAGGGCGGCCACGAGTACTACGGCGGCCAGGACGGCTACCCGTTCCAGGAGACCCAGCAGCTGCCCGCGCAGCAGGCGGCGCCGCCGCACGACCAGCAGCAGTACGGCCAGGTACCGCATCCGCAGCATCCCGACGGGCACACCCAGGAGTACGGTCCGCAGCATCCGCAGCAGGGCGAGCCGCACTACGACGACCCGGCCGCTGTCGGGGACGACTGGCGGGCCGAGCCGGAGCCGGCCGAGCGGGGGCCGGGGGACTCGTTCTTCGCCGACGACCCGGACGACGGGCACGGCGACCTCGACCCGGAGGACGAGGAACAGCCCGGCCGGGAGCGCCGCGGCAAGAAGAACAAGCGGCGCAGCGGCACCGCCTGCCTGGTCGTGATCCTGGCCTTGGGCGGTGTGGTGGGCACGGTCGGCTACTTCGGCCGCGACTTCATCATGCGGCACTTCGGCTCGGCCCCCGACTACACGGGCGAGGGCACCGGCGAGGTGCAGGTGGTGATCCCGGACGGGGTGCCGCTGTCCGAGATGGGCGTGATCCTCGCCAAGGACGATGTGATCAAGAGCGCCGCGGCGTTCACCGAGGCGGCCGACAACAACAAGGCGTCGCGGAGCCTCCAGCCCGGCACGTATTCGCTGCGCAAGCAGATGTCCGCGGCTTCCGCCATCGATCTGATGCTGGACCCCAAGAGCCGTAACGGCCTCACGATCCGCGAGGGTCTGCGCGCCTCCGCGGTCTACGAAATGATCGACAAAAAGCTCAAGCTCAAGGCGGGCACCACCAAGGAAGTCGCCAAGAGCCAGGCAAAGAATCTGGGGCTGCCGTCCTGGGCCGATGACTCCCCGAAGATCAAGGACCCGCTGGAGGGCTTCCTCTACCCGTCGACGTACAGCGTGGGCGACAACGCGAAGCCCGTGGACGTCCTCAAGGAAATGGTCGGCCGGGCCACCCAGGAATACCAGAAGTACGATCTCGAAGCGAATGCCCAGAAATTCCATCTGACGTCTCCGCTCCAGCTCATCACCGTCGCCAGCCTCACCCAGGCCGAAGGCATGACGCACGATGACTTCCGGAAGATGGCGGCCGTCGTCTACAACCGGCTGGCCCCGACCAATAAAGATACGTTTCAGCGGCTGGAATTCGACTCGACCTTCAACTACCTGAAGAACCAGAGCAAGATCAATATCAGTACCGAGGAAATCCGGCACTACAACGACCCGTACAACACCTACTTCTACAAGGGTCTGCCGCCCGGCCCCATCGGAAATCCCGGTGCCGATGCGCTCAAGGCGACCATCAATCCGGATAATTCCGACAAGTGGCTCTACTTCATTTCGGTGGACGGTAAGACGACGGAATTCACGACGAATTACACCGACCATCAGAAGCTGGTCCAGGAATTCAACAAGCGGCAGCAAGAGAAGAAGAAGCAGAACGGGAACTGAAGGCAAGGCCGTGTCCGACAACAAGAAGGCGGCGGTCCTCGGATCGCCCATCGCGCACTCCCTCTCGCCGGTGCTGCACCGCGCCGCCTACGACGCACTCGGGCTGACCGGCTGGGAGTACGGCCGCCACGAGGTCGACGAGGCCGCGCTCCCCGGGTTCCTGGAGAAGCTCGGCCCGGAGTGGGCGGGCCTGTCGCTGACCATGCCGCTCAAGCGCGCGGTGATCCCGCTGCTCGACGAGATCACCGCGACCGCGGCCTCGGTCGAGGCGGTCAACACCGTCGTGTTCGCCCCCGACGGGCGCCGCCTCGGCGACAACACCGACATCCCCGGCATGCTCGCCGCGCTGCGCGAGCGCGGCGTCGACACGGTCGAGCGGGCCGCCGTCCTGGGCGCCGGCGCCACCGCCTCCTCCGCGCTCGCCGCGCTCTCCCGCATCTGCACCGGCGAGGTCACCGCGTACGTCCGCAGCGCCGCGCGCGCCGCCGAGATGCGCGGCTGGGGCGAACGGCTCGGTGTCGCGGTCGCCACCGCCCCCTGGGAGGACGCCGCCGCGGCCTTCCAGGCGCCGCTGACCATCGCCACCACCCCGGCGGGCAGCACCGACGCGCTCGCCGCCGCGGTCCCCGACCGGCCCGGCACGCTCTTCGACGTCCTCTACGAGCCCTGGCCGACGGCGCTGGCCACCGCCTGGGCCGCCCGCGGGGGCGCCGTCGTCGGCGGCCTGGACCTGCTGGTCCACCAGGCCGTCCTCCAGGTCGAGCAGATGACCGGCCGGTCCCCGGCGCCGCTGGCGGCGATGCGCGCGGCCGGCGAGGCGGCGCTCGCGGCCCGCTGATCCGCGGCCCCGCCCCGGGTGCCCCGCGCCCCGGTCCGCAGCGTGGACGGCGCGCCGCCCGGCCCGCGCGACGTGGGAGGATCAGGGGGAAGACCGTACGCGGATGAGCAGCACATGAGCAGTACTGAGGAGCACCGTTGAGCAGGTTGCGCTGGCTGACGGCGGGGGAGTCGCACGGCCCCGCACTCGTGGCGACGCTGGAGGGCCTTCCGGCCGGGGTCCCGATCACCACGGAGCTGGTGGCGGACGCGCTGGCCCGCCGCCGGCTGGGCTATGGCCGCGGTGCCCGCATGAAGTTCGAACGGGACGAGATCACGTTCCTGGGCGGGGTGCGGCACGGCCGCTCGCTGGGCTCCCCGGTGGCGATCATGGTCGGCAACACCGAGTGGCCCAAGTGGGAGCAGGTGATGGCCGCCGACCCGGTCGACGAGAACGAACTGGCCGAGCTGGCCCGCAACGCCCCGCTGACCCGCCCCCGCCCCGGCCACGCCGACCTCGCCGGTATGCAGAAGTACGGCTTCGACGAGGCCCGCCCGATCCTGGAGCGGGCCTCCGCCCGGGAGACCGCGGCCCGGGTCGCGCTGGGCGCGGTCGCCCGCTCCTTCCTGAAGGAGACGGCCGGTATCGAGATCGTCTCGCATGTCGTCGAGCTGGCCGCCGCCAAGGCCCCGTACGGCGTCTACCCCGAGCCCTCCGACGTCGAGAAGCTGGACGCCGACCCGGTGCGCTGCCTGGACGCGGACGCCAGCAAGGCGATGGTCGCGGAGATCGACCAGGCCCACAAGGACGGCGACACCCTCGGCGGCGTGGTCGAGGTACTGGCGTACGGCGTGCCGGTCGGCCTCGGTTCGCACGTCCACTGGGACCGGCGGCTGGACGCCCGGCTGGCCGCCGCCCTGATGGGCATCCAGGCCATCAAGGGCGTCGAGGTCGGCGACGGCTTCGACCTGGCGCGGGTGCCCGGTTCGAAGGCGCACGACGAGATCGTGGCCACCGAAGACGGCATCAAGCGCACCTCGGGCCGCTCCGGTGGCACCGAGGGCGGGCTGACCACCGGTGAACTGCTGCGCGTGCGCGCCGCGATGAAGCCGATCGCGACGGTGCCGCGGGCGCTGGCGACGATCGACGTCGCCACCGGCGAGGCGGCCAAGGCGCACCACCAGCGCTCCGACGTCTGCGCGGTGCCGGCCGCCGGCATCGTGGCCGAGGCGATGGTGGCGCTGGTGCTGGCGGACGCGGTGGTGGAGAAGTTCGGCGGCGACAGCGTGCCGGAGACCCGCCGCAACGTCCGGAGCTACCTCGACAACCTGGCGATCAAGTGACCGCGCCCGTCGTCGTACTGGTCGGCCCGCCCGGGGCCGGCAAGTCCACCGTGGGCGCGCTGCTGGCCGGCCGGCTGGGCGTCGGCTACCGGGACACCGACGCCGACATCGTCGCCACCGCCGGCAAGCCCATCGCCGAGATCTTCATCGACGACGGCGAGCCGCACTTCCGCGAGCTGGAGCGGGAGGCGGTCCGTACGGCCCTGGGCGCCCATCCCGGAGTGCTCTCGCTCGGGGGCGGGGCGATCATGGACGACGGCACCCGGAAGCTGCTGACCGGGCTGCCGGTCGTCTTCCTGGACGTCGAACTGGCCGACGCCGTCAAGCGGGTGGGCCTGGACGCGCCGCGCC
This window encodes:
- the ruvX gene encoding Holliday junction resolvase RuvX, which encodes MRRGRRIAVDVGDARIGVASCDPDGVLATPVETVPGRDVPSAHRRLKAIVEEYEPLEVVVGLPRSLSGGEGPAAAKVRAFAQEMARNIAPVGVRLVDERMSTVTATQGLRASGVRSKKGRSVVDQAAAVVILQSALETERTSGQPPGESVEVVI
- the mltG gene encoding endolytic transglycosylase MltG, translated to MTEYGRGYGSEPWHPEDPLYGDQGPYGGQAQQPQWNGQQPAGYPQQHPHPQQHPQHSQQQYDPGHGGWTGAPQAGRLPYDPYDPYGQHAQHPPADPYAAQGGHEYYGGQDGYPFQETQQLPAQQAAPPHDQQQYGQVPHPQHPDGHTQEYGPQHPQQGEPHYDDPAAVGDDWRAEPEPAERGPGDSFFADDPDDGHGDLDPEDEEQPGRERRGKKNKRRSGTACLVVILALGGVVGTVGYFGRDFIMRHFGSAPDYTGEGTGEVQVVIPDGVPLSEMGVILAKDDVIKSAAAFTEAADNNKASRSLQPGTYSLRKQMSAASAIDLMLDPKSRNGLTIREGLRASAVYEMIDKKLKLKAGTTKEVAKSQAKNLGLPSWADDSPKIKDPLEGFLYPSTYSVGDNAKPVDVLKEMVGRATQEYQKYDLEANAQKFHLTSPLQLITVASLTQAEGMTHDDFRKMAAVVYNRLAPTNKDTFQRLEFDSTFNYLKNQSKINISTEEIRHYNDPYNTYFYKGLPPGPIGNPGADALKATINPDNSDKWLYFISVDGKTTEFTTNYTDHQKLVQEFNKRQQEKKKQNGN
- a CDS encoding shikimate dehydrogenase translates to MSDNKKAAVLGSPIAHSLSPVLHRAAYDALGLTGWEYGRHEVDEAALPGFLEKLGPEWAGLSLTMPLKRAVIPLLDEITATAASVEAVNTVVFAPDGRRLGDNTDIPGMLAALRERGVDTVERAAVLGAGATASSALAALSRICTGEVTAYVRSAARAAEMRGWGERLGVAVATAPWEDAAAAFQAPLTIATTPAGSTDALAAAVPDRPGTLFDVLYEPWPTALATAWAARGGAVVGGLDLLVHQAVLQVEQMTGRSPAPLAAMRAAGEAALAAR
- the aroC gene encoding chorismate synthase, with translation MSRLRWLTAGESHGPALVATLEGLPAGVPITTELVADALARRRLGYGRGARMKFERDEITFLGGVRHGRSLGSPVAIMVGNTEWPKWEQVMAADPVDENELAELARNAPLTRPRPGHADLAGMQKYGFDEARPILERASARETAARVALGAVARSFLKETAGIEIVSHVVELAAAKAPYGVYPEPSDVEKLDADPVRCLDADASKAMVAEIDQAHKDGDTLGGVVEVLAYGVPVGLGSHVHWDRRLDARLAAALMGIQAIKGVEVGDGFDLARVPGSKAHDEIVATEDGIKRTSGRSGGTEGGLTTGELLRVRAAMKPIATVPRALATIDVATGEAAKAHHQRSDVCAVPAAGIVAEAMVALVLADAVVEKFGGDSVPETRRNVRSYLDNLAIK
- a CDS encoding shikimate kinase, which gives rise to MTAPVVVLVGPPGAGKSTVGALLAGRLGVGYRDTDADIVATAGKPIAEIFIDDGEPHFRELEREAVRTALGAHPGVLSLGGGAIMDDGTRKLLTGLPVVFLDVELADAVKRVGLDAPRPLLAVNPRKQWRELMERRRPLYTEVARAVIATGERTPEDVADAIVDALELRPAADAARPAGREEQA